In a genomic window of Coriobacteriia bacterium:
- a CDS encoding ATP-binding cassette domain-containing protein produces MLEARNVTFGYPGREPLYRDFSLRVASDERVALSAPSGFGKTTLCQMLAGYLRPSSGEILVDGAPLPKRGICPVQMIWQHPEHAIDPRMRMRATLAEAGVELDAAGNAADERHQRLLDELGIQTKWLARYPHELSGGELQRFCIARALAVGPRYLIADEISTMLDAVTQAQIWHVLLEESRAEGIGIVLVSHSPALTARVATRTLTLE; encoded by the coding sequence ATGCTAGAGGCGCGCAACGTCACGTTCGGCTACCCGGGACGAGAGCCTCTCTACCGCGACTTCTCGCTGCGCGTAGCATCCGACGAGCGCGTCGCCCTGAGCGCGCCCTCGGGCTTTGGCAAGACGACGCTGTGCCAGATGCTCGCCGGCTATCTGCGGCCGAGCTCGGGTGAGATCCTCGTAGACGGCGCCCCGCTGCCCAAGCGAGGCATCTGCCCCGTGCAGATGATCTGGCAGCACCCCGAGCACGCCATCGACCCGCGTATGCGCATGCGCGCGACGCTTGCCGAGGCGGGCGTCGAGCTCGATGCGGCGGGCAACGCGGCGGACGAGCGCCATCAACGCCTGCTCGACGAGCTCGGCATCCAGACAAAGTGGCTCGCGCGCTACCCACACGAGCTGTCCGGCGGCGAGCTGCAACGCTTCTGCATCGCCCGCGCGCTGGCCGTGGGCCCGCGCTATCTCATCGCCGACGAGATCTCGACGATGCTCGACGCCGTGACGCAGGCGCAGATCTGGCACGTCCTGCTCGAGGAGTCGCGCGCAGAGGGCATCGGCATCGTACTTGTCTCGCACTCCCCCGCCCTCACCGCCCGCGTCGCCACACGCACTCTTACGCTCGAGTAG
- a CDS encoding ABC transporter permease: MARFILHNVIKVALLVLAVSFVVFALVSLSPIDPVQANVGQAALVGMSEEKRAALQAYWGSDEPLLQRYGSWLWAFLHGDLGTSLRYNAPVITVIGEKALNSALLMGCAWVISGALGFVLGVGAALHRGRAFDKFVKGYCFVLASTPAFWLALVLLIVFAVWLGWFPLGFSVPIGVSASEVTLADTLHHMVLPAATLSLVGVANIALHTREKAIDALESDYARFARSRGLTDAQLMRRHGLRNIALPALTLQFASISEIFGGSVLVEQVFSYPGLGQAAVTAGLGGDAALLAGIAVFSAIIVFGGNLIANVLYGVVDPRIRRGDQTEGVQAHA; this comes from the coding sequence ATGGCACGCTTCATCCTGCACAACGTCATCAAGGTCGCGCTGCTCGTGCTCGCCGTGAGCTTCGTCGTGTTCGCACTCGTCAGCCTCTCCCCCATCGACCCCGTCCAGGCCAACGTCGGCCAAGCGGCGCTCGTCGGTATGAGCGAAGAGAAGCGAGCTGCACTGCAGGCATACTGGGGTAGCGACGAGCCCCTCTTGCAGCGCTACGGCTCGTGGCTGTGGGCGTTTCTCCACGGCGACCTTGGCACGTCGCTGCGCTACAACGCGCCGGTCATCACTGTCATCGGCGAGAAGGCGCTCAACTCAGCGCTGCTCATGGGATGCGCGTGGGTCATCTCCGGCGCCCTGGGCTTTGTCCTGGGCGTCGGAGCGGCCCTCCATCGGGGCCGGGCGTTCGACAAGTTCGTAAAGGGCTACTGCTTCGTGCTCGCCTCGACGCCGGCGTTCTGGCTCGCACTCGTCCTGCTCATCGTGTTTGCCGTGTGGCTCGGCTGGTTCCCGCTGGGCTTCTCCGTGCCCATCGGCGTCAGCGCCTCCGAGGTCACGCTGGCAGACACGCTGCACCACATGGTGCTCCCTGCGGCAACGCTCTCACTCGTCGGCGTCGCCAACATCGCGCTGCACACACGCGAGAAGGCCATCGACGCACTCGAGAGCGACTACGCACGGTTCGCCAGGTCGCGGGGGCTGACGGACGCCCAGCTCATGAGGCGCCACGGCCTGCGCAACATCGCGCTGCCGGCCCTGACGCTCCAGTTCGCGTCCATCTCGGAGATATTCGGCGGCTCCGTCCTCGTCGAGCAGGTGTTCTCTTATCCCGGCCTGGGCCAGGCTGCCGTGACGGCGGGGCTGGGCGGAGACGCCGCGCTGCTTGCAGGCATCGCCGTGTTCTCGGCCATCATCGTGTTCGGCGGCAACCTCATCGCAAACGTGCTGTACGGTGTCGTCGATCCGCGCATCCGCCGCGGCGACCAGACGGAGGGGGTACAGGCCCATGCCTAG
- a CDS encoding FMN-binding protein, protein MATYVDGLYTGTARGIGGKVNVQAIFDGGQMIDFQLTRLSETSGIGAAAGPIVAQNILAAGGTEGVDAINGSTVTSNAILQAADMALKAAEGGYNDGVFSGTARGIGGRVDVEATFEAGKMVDFKTTRLAETSGIGAAAGPILVQQIKEAGTTDGIDGITGATVTCNAILAAANMAIDKASGAAYLEAYEAEQAEKAEKEAAASAKADKASK, encoded by the coding sequence TTGGCAACGTATGTTGACGGACTGTATACCGGCACCGCCCGCGGCATCGGCGGCAAGGTGAACGTCCAGGCCATCTTTGACGGTGGCCAGATGATCGACTTCCAGCTGACCCGTCTCTCCGAGACGAGCGGCATCGGCGCCGCGGCGGGCCCCATCGTGGCCCAGAACATCCTGGCTGCGGGCGGCACGGAGGGCGTGGACGCCATCAACGGCTCCACGGTCACGAGCAACGCCATCCTGCAGGCGGCCGACATGGCGCTCAAGGCGGCCGAGGGCGGCTACAACGACGGCGTGTTCTCGGGCACGGCGCGCGGCATCGGCGGGCGCGTCGACGTCGAGGCCACGTTCGAGGCCGGCAAGATGGTCGACTTCAAGACGACGCGCCTGGCGGAGACGAGCGGCATCGGCGCCGCGGCGGGCCCCATCCTCGTGCAGCAGATCAAGGAGGCCGGCACGACGGACGGTATCGACGGCATCACCGGCGCGACCGTGACGTGCAACGCCATCCTGGCGGCGGCCAACATGGCCATCGACAAGGCGAGCGGCGCGGCCTACCTGGAGGCCTACGAGGCCGAGCAGGCGGAGAAGGCCGAGAAGGAAGCCGCCGCCAGCGCGAAGGCTGACAAGGCGTCCAAGTAA
- a CDS encoding ABC transporter ATP-binding protein: MAGTLTDPIARAHEATSHAGQAEHHHHSHARDSHHPGGHHLLQVEHLSVGFRMYEEGAGTSQPDGSSDARGFLGARQREIQVISDLSISVHAGEIIAVVGASGSGKTLLADAIMGLFEPNAIVAGRIWFDGAEQDAAGLRALRGNGISLVPQSVANLDPLMKVGKQVEGFAGGHQGRGRLSKAERQRRRRELFARYGLGEDVAELYPFELSGGMARRVLLCCALMDDPRLIIADEPTPGLDLDLALAALADFRAFADAGGGVMLITHDIELALRVADRVAVFRDGTVIEETDVASFASPDTLRHPFTRALWHALPEHDFEAGTSPVDEQPASQNGGLPC, encoded by the coding sequence ATGGCGGGAACGCTCACCGACCCAATAGCGCGCGCCCACGAGGCGACGTCGCACGCAGGACAGGCCGAGCACCACCACCATTCGCATGCGCGCGACTCGCACCACCCCGGCGGGCATCACCTGCTGCAGGTCGAACATCTCAGCGTGGGCTTTCGCATGTACGAAGAAGGCGCGGGAACTTCACAGCCGGACGGCAGCTCGGACGCGCGTGGCTTTCTCGGCGCTCGGCAGCGCGAGATACAGGTCATCTCCGACCTGTCCATCTCCGTGCACGCCGGCGAGATCATCGCGGTTGTGGGCGCATCGGGCTCGGGCAAGACGCTGCTGGCTGACGCCATCATGGGGTTGTTCGAGCCCAACGCCATCGTGGCCGGGCGCATCTGGTTCGACGGCGCCGAGCAGGACGCCGCCGGCCTGCGGGCGCTGCGCGGCAACGGTATCTCGCTCGTGCCGCAGAGCGTCGCCAACCTCGACCCACTCATGAAGGTGGGCAAGCAGGTGGAGGGTTTCGCCGGCGGGCATCAGGGGCGCGGGCGACTCTCGAAAGCGGAGCGGCAGCGTCGGCGCCGCGAGCTGTTCGCGCGCTACGGCCTGGGAGAGGACGTCGCAGAGCTCTACCCGTTCGAACTGTCGGGCGGCATGGCACGCCGCGTTCTGCTGTGCTGCGCGCTCATGGACGACCCCCGGCTCATCATCGCCGACGAGCCGACGCCGGGCCTCGACCTCGATCTCGCGCTGGCAGCACTGGCGGACTTCCGGGCGTTTGCCGACGCGGGCGGTGGCGTCATGCTCATCACGCACGACATCGAGCTCGCCCTGCGCGTCGCCGACCGCGTGGCCGTGTTTCGCGACGGCACCGTCATCGAGGAGACGGACGTCGCCAGCTTCGCATCGCCCGACACGCTGCGCCACCCGTTCACGCGCGCCCTGTGGCACGCCCTGCCCGAGCACGACTTCGAGGCGGGAACATCCCCGGTAGACGAGCAGCCTGCATCCCAGAACGGAGGCCTCCCATGCTAG
- a CDS encoding ABC transporter substrate-binding protein, with protein MSQPTSTSLSRRGFLGAAVLAGVALAGRTPRASRAAETAPDTPSQVIVSMTPASEPAAGFDPLIAWGCGEHVHEPLIQSTLITTDTHLEFKNDLATSYECAEDGLTWTFTIRDDVKFTDGEPLTAKDVAFTINGIINNDASEADLSMVDSAEATDDVTCVLHLNKPFNALLYTLAVVGIVPEHAYDAATYGANPIGSGRYMLEQWDKGQQVIFKANPDYYGEAPKMQRLVAVFMEEDASLAGAQSGQIDVAYTSAVLAGAKPAGYDLLACSSVDSRGISLPTIPAGATRSEGGVDYAAGNNVTCDLAVRQAINYGVDRQKLIDNVLNGYGTLAYSVGDGLPWSSEDMRCETDVEKAKKLLDDAGWAMGSDGIRAKNGTRASVNLYYTAGDSARQGIAAEFANQMRELGIEVVIIGASWDDIYAHQYSDPVEWGWGSNAPIELYELNYSTGWGNYSSYESATVDAYLDEALAQTHIEDSYEFWKKAQWDGSEGVAPQGAATWVWFTNIDHLYFAREGLNVAEQKPHPHGHGWSLVNNVDQWSWQA; from the coding sequence ATGTCCCAGCCCACCTCCACATCGCTCTCCCGCCGGGGCTTCCTCGGCGCGGCCGTCCTCGCCGGCGTCGCCCTCGCAGGCCGCACGCCACGCGCGTCCCGCGCCGCCGAGACGGCCCCCGACACCCCTTCGCAAGTCATCGTATCCATGACGCCCGCCTCCGAGCCAGCCGCCGGCTTTGACCCGCTCATCGCGTGGGGCTGCGGCGAGCACGTCCACGAGCCGCTTATCCAGTCGACGCTCATCACGACCGACACGCACCTCGAGTTCAAAAACGACCTCGCCACGTCTTACGAGTGCGCCGAAGACGGCCTCACCTGGACGTTCACGATCCGCGACGACGTGAAGTTCACCGACGGGGAGCCGCTCACGGCCAAGGACGTCGCGTTCACGATCAACGGCATCATCAACAACGACGCCTCCGAGGCAGACCTGTCCATGGTCGACAGCGCCGAGGCCACCGATGACGTGACGTGCGTCCTGCACCTCAACAAGCCGTTCAACGCCCTGCTCTACACGCTGGCCGTCGTGGGCATCGTGCCGGAGCACGCCTACGACGCCGCCACGTACGGCGCCAACCCCATCGGCTCGGGTCGCTACATGCTCGAACAGTGGGACAAGGGCCAGCAGGTCATCTTCAAGGCCAACCCCGACTACTACGGAGAGGCCCCCAAGATGCAGCGCCTTGTCGCCGTGTTCATGGAGGAGGACGCCTCCCTGGCGGGCGCGCAGTCAGGCCAGATCGATGTCGCATACACGTCCGCCGTGCTCGCCGGCGCCAAGCCTGCCGGCTATGACCTGCTTGCCTGCAGCTCCGTCGACTCGCGCGGCATCTCCCTGCCGACGATCCCTGCCGGTGCGACGCGTTCCGAGGGCGGCGTCGACTACGCGGCCGGCAATAACGTCACGTGCGACCTCGCCGTGCGCCAGGCTATCAACTACGGCGTCGACCGCCAGAAGCTCATCGACAACGTGCTCAACGGCTACGGCACGCTGGCATACAGCGTCGGCGACGGCCTGCCCTGGTCCTCTGAGGACATGCGCTGCGAGACCGACGTCGAGAAGGCCAAGAAGCTGCTCGACGACGCCGGATGGGCCATGGGCTCCGACGGCATCCGTGCCAAGAACGGTACGCGCGCCTCGGTGAACCTGTACTATACGGCCGGCGACTCCGCGCGCCAGGGCATCGCCGCCGAGTTTGCCAACCAGATGCGCGAGCTGGGCATCGAGGTCGTCATCATCGGCGCGAGCTGGGACGACATCTACGCGCACCAGTACAGCGACCCCGTGGAGTGGGGCTGGGGATCCAACGCCCCCATCGAACTGTACGAGCTCAACTATTCGACGGGCTGGGGCAACTACAGCAGCTACGAGAGCGCCACGGTCGACGCCTACCTCGACGAGGCGCTCGCGCAGACGCACATCGAGGACTCGTACGAGTTCTGGAAGAAGGCCCAGTGGGACGGCTCGGAAGGCGTGGCGCCGCAGGGAGCCGCGACGTGGGTGTGGTTCACGAACATCGACCACCTGTATTTCGCGCGCGAGGGGCTGAACGTCGCCGAGCAGAAGCCGCACCCCCACGGCCACGGCTGGTCGCTTGTCAACAACGTCGACCAGTGGAGCTGGCAGGCGTAA
- a CDS encoding helix-turn-helix transcriptional regulator — protein MKLDALLRDTRDLLTSKSGRWLALFSVSIGISLTWTYVPLFLAPLDIGMGRTLFDSPAIIVAYFIVCALTFVAHALVASREQKSSEGDGKSPLRAIFSSFGLPHAIIGVIGGVLLAVNSQLHGFWPTLVVGSIGAASAAFSNACAVVSASRLLKRLSPARAIVACTGAFIVTATITIVAGFLTELWVAALVALAPLVTLALGRASDSRIPFSDLSKGSEKNLTLVPFRPEDAGRYGAITLGLFLMGGWLLNNAGQYDHLPQSMPLWVAVIQSVVVLAIFVLATALLQSTTKALGYDLICRVCVPIIALSILLEFLPENNMGILDDIAVSLTFVALLVSELMVWVIDVCAMRERGAAGERSFAIMRAMMCAGIIAATAIVHGVKWTPLDKPKVAMTIGFLMLIVTIVCLPAAGAKVLPMTGAQPAPLRGLSGEKRERWSEVIVKHGLTAREAEVFILLMDDLDPADIASELGVSGATVHTHVQHVYGKFAVHSRKELERAARA, from the coding sequence GTGAAACTCGACGCGCTCTTGCGCGACACGCGCGATCTCCTCACTTCGAAGAGCGGTCGCTGGCTCGCGCTGTTCTCCGTCTCCATCGGCATCTCGCTCACGTGGACGTACGTTCCGCTATTCCTCGCACCTCTCGACATTGGTATGGGACGAACGCTGTTCGATAGCCCGGCCATCATCGTGGCCTACTTCATCGTCTGCGCGTTGACGTTCGTAGCGCATGCGCTCGTAGCCTCGCGCGAGCAGAAGTCATCCGAGGGCGACGGGAAGAGCCCCCTGCGCGCCATCTTCTCGAGCTTCGGCCTGCCGCACGCAATCATCGGTGTCATCGGCGGCGTCCTACTCGCCGTCAACTCACAGCTGCACGGCTTCTGGCCCACGCTCGTCGTCGGCAGCATCGGGGCGGCGTCTGCTGCCTTCTCGAACGCCTGCGCCGTCGTAAGCGCATCGCGTCTGCTCAAGCGGCTCTCCCCCGCTCGAGCCATCGTCGCCTGCACAGGAGCGTTCATCGTCACTGCCACCATCACCATCGTGGCAGGCTTCCTCACCGAGCTCTGGGTCGCCGCGCTCGTCGCGCTCGCCCCGCTCGTGACGCTGGCGCTCGGTAGGGCAAGCGACAGCCGCATCCCGTTCTCCGACCTGTCGAAGGGCAGCGAGAAGAACCTGACGCTCGTGCCGTTTCGCCCCGAGGACGCCGGGCGCTACGGGGCCATCACGCTCGGCCTGTTCCTGATGGGGGGTTGGCTGCTCAACAACGCAGGGCAGTACGACCACCTGCCTCAGAGCATGCCGCTGTGGGTCGCCGTGATCCAGAGCGTCGTCGTCCTCGCCATATTCGTGCTTGCGACGGCGCTGCTGCAGTCCACGACAAAGGCGCTGGGCTACGACCTCATCTGTCGCGTCTGCGTGCCCATCATCGCGCTGTCCATCCTGCTGGAGTTCCTGCCTGAGAACAACATGGGCATCCTGGACGACATCGCCGTGTCGCTCACGTTCGTGGCGCTGCTCGTCAGCGAGCTCATGGTGTGGGTCATCGACGTGTGTGCCATGCGCGAGCGCGGGGCGGCCGGTGAGCGGTCGTTTGCCATCATGCGCGCGATGATGTGCGCGGGTATCATCGCGGCAACGGCCATCGTGCATGGCGTGAAATGGACGCCGCTCGACAAGCCCAAGGTCGCCATGACCATCGGCTTTCTCATGCTCATCGTAACGATCGTGTGCCTGCCAGCAGCAGGCGCCAAGGTGCTGCCGATGACAGGTGCGCAGCCGGCGCCGCTGCGCGGGCTGTCAGGTGAGAAGCGCGAGCGGTGGAGCGAGGTCATCGTGAAGCACGGCCTGACCGCGCGCGAGGCAGAGGTGTTCATCCTTCTGATGGACGACCTCGACCCGGCGGACATCGCCAGCGAGCTGGGCGTGTCGGGCGCGACGGTGCACACGCATGTGCAGCACGTGTACGGCAAGTTCGCCGTGCACTCGCGCAAAGAGCTCGAGCGCGCCGCCAGGGCGTAG
- a CDS encoding FAD-binding protein produces MATELTRRNFIATGAAAAAGAAALGVATAKAVEAGPDASKPWVPAWDEECDIVVAGYGAAGVTAAITSCEQGMKTIVLEKSPIEDGGNFGCSTGNMHDTFRCDIDEFKTKAKRMSFYCVPNPECIDECIDYMCNDMYPWLTEDLGFTFFEGTRAGTDRHATDSAIMFYMNPEGKPGAGNEFFAALSKIAKDKGADVRVGSPITGLVQDPLTKEILGVRYSTDGGATTKTIKANHGVIMCTGGFENSKVKQAWYNHAGIFQQCWGTPYNTGDGIDICSEAGAAIWHLEGCEWSACAYRLPSEEVGCAVSMPEKGYDPYTLSYFWVNKYGKRFMNEQTTMNHNIGKTPLTDWTHNKGNYPKADEYPNLPFWMVLDQNMFDKVPLYQGTGYWGLLDTYCAVQGLQPTEDWNNYAIEQGWLVKADTLEELAAKMQGYNSAEELETCDAEGLAATFKSYNDMCKKGKDADFGRSADSLQALSEEGPYYAIEMCCSSINTQGGPWHDGKNRSLNAKGEVIPRLYNCGEFGSLNGFAYVIGNICEALTTGRIAALDAAALEPQA; encoded by the coding sequence ATGGCAACTGAACTGACGCGCAGGAACTTCATCGCCACGGGTGCGGCCGCTGCCGCCGGTGCCGCCGCTCTGGGCGTCGCTACCGCAAAGGCCGTCGAGGCCGGCCCCGACGCCAGCAAGCCCTGGGTGCCTGCCTGGGACGAGGAGTGCGACATCGTCGTCGCCGGCTACGGCGCCGCGGGCGTCACGGCTGCCATCACGTCCTGCGAGCAGGGCATGAAGACGATCGTCCTCGAGAAGAGCCCCATCGAGGACGGCGGCAACTTCGGCTGCTCCACGGGCAACATGCACGACACGTTCCGCTGCGACATCGACGAGTTCAAGACCAAGGCGAAGCGTATGTCGTTCTACTGCGTGCCAAACCCCGAGTGCATCGACGAGTGCATCGACTACATGTGCAACGACATGTACCCCTGGCTGACGGAGGACCTGGGCTTTACGTTCTTCGAGGGCACTCGTGCGGGCACCGATCGCCACGCCACCGATTCGGCCATCATGTTCTACATGAACCCGGAGGGCAAGCCGGGTGCCGGCAACGAGTTCTTTGCGGCGCTGTCCAAGATCGCCAAGGACAAGGGCGCTGACGTGCGCGTTGGCAGCCCCATCACCGGCCTGGTGCAGGACCCGCTGACGAAGGAGATCCTCGGCGTGCGCTACAGCACCGACGGCGGTGCGACGACGAAGACGATCAAGGCCAACCACGGCGTCATCATGTGCACGGGCGGCTTCGAGAACAGCAAGGTCAAGCAGGCCTGGTACAACCACGCCGGCATCTTCCAGCAGTGCTGGGGCACGCCGTACAACACGGGCGACGGCATCGATATCTGCTCCGAGGCCGGCGCCGCGATCTGGCACCTCGAGGGCTGCGAGTGGTCGGCCTGCGCCTACCGCCTGCCTTCCGAGGAGGTCGGCTGCGCTGTCTCCATGCCGGAGAAGGGCTATGACCCCTACACGCTGAGCTACTTCTGGGTGAACAAGTACGGCAAGCGCTTCATGAACGAGCAGACGACGATGAACCACAACATCGGCAAGACGCCGCTCACGGACTGGACGCACAACAAGGGCAACTACCCCAAGGCCGACGAGTACCCCAACCTGCCGTTCTGGATGGTGCTCGACCAGAACATGTTCGACAAGGTGCCGCTGTACCAGGGCACGGGCTACTGGGGCCTGCTCGACACGTACTGCGCCGTCCAGGGCCTGCAGCCCACGGAGGACTGGAACAACTACGCTATCGAGCAGGGCTGGCTCGTGAAGGCCGACACGCTCGAGGAGCTCGCTGCCAAGATGCAGGGCTACAACTCCGCCGAGGAGCTCGAGACCTGCGACGCCGAGGGTCTCGCCGCGACGTTCAAGAGCTACAACGACATGTGCAAGAAGGGCAAGGACGCTGACTTCGGCCGCTCCGCCGACTCGCTGCAGGCACTGTCCGAGGAGGGCCCGTACTACGCCATCGAGATGTGCTGCTCCTCGATCAACACGCAGGGCGGCCCTTGGCACGACGGCAAGAACCGCAGCCTGAACGCGAAGGGCGAGGTCATCCCGCGCCTCTACAACTGCGGTGAGTTCGGCTCGCTCAACGGCTTCGCCTACGTCATCGGCAACATCTGCGAGGCTCTGACGACCGGCCGCATCGCCGCCCTGGACGCCGCTGCCCTCGAGCCCCAGGCGTAA
- a CDS encoding ABC transporter permease yields MPSDSTRAVRPSEVLALPVLHAPRRRHLSNRRLTAITFALAMVALAAVVIGGLLASDAATATDFSAKNIAPCLAHPFGTDQMGRDMFLRTLAGLSTSVLVGLLAAGVSSVIALLLGAAAALGGRKADAVVTWLIDLVMGVPHIILLILISFALGKGFWGVTVGVALTHWTSLTRVVRAEILQYRQSTFVAAARKLGASRVQLALRHMLPYVLPQYLVGLILLFPHAILHEASLTFLGFGLPPEQPAIGIILSESMTYLSAGMWWLAVFPGLALIGTVLLFDVAGSSLRRLVDPHSAQE; encoded by the coding sequence ATGCCTAGCGATTCCACGCGCGCCGTACGCCCCAGCGAGGTGCTCGCCCTGCCCGTTTTGCACGCCCCCCGGCGCCGGCACCTCTCGAACCGTCGGCTCACGGCTATCACGTTTGCGCTCGCCATGGTCGCGCTTGCCGCCGTCGTCATCGGTGGCCTGCTCGCGAGCGACGCTGCCACGGCTACGGACTTCTCCGCCAAGAACATCGCCCCCTGCCTTGCGCACCCGTTCGGCACCGATCAGATGGGGCGCGACATGTTTCTGCGCACGCTGGCGGGCCTGTCGACGAGCGTGCTCGTGGGCCTGCTCGCAGCTGGCGTCTCGTCCGTCATCGCACTGCTGCTCGGCGCCGCGGCAGCGCTGGGCGGACGCAAGGCCGACGCCGTCGTAACGTGGCTCATCGACCTCGTCATGGGCGTGCCCCACATCATCCTGCTCATCCTCATCTCGTTTGCGCTCGGCAAGGGGTTCTGGGGCGTGACGGTCGGCGTGGCGCTCACGCACTGGACGAGCCTGACACGCGTCGTCCGCGCGGAGATCCTGCAGTACCGCCAGTCCACGTTCGTCGCGGCCGCGCGCAAGCTCGGCGCGAGCCGCGTCCAGCTGGCGCTGCGCCACATGCTGCCCTACGTGCTCCCCCAGTACCTCGTCGGCCTCATCCTGCTGTTCCCGCACGCCATCCTGCACGAGGCCTCGCTGACGTTCCTCGGATTCGGCCTGCCGCCCGAGCAGCCGGCCATCGGCATCATCCTCAGCGAGTCCATGACGTACCTGTCGGCCGGCATGTGGTGGCTCGCCGTGTTCCCCGGCTTGGCGCTCATCGGCACGGTCCTGCTCTTTGACGTCGCCGGGTCCAGCCTGCGTCGCCTCGTCGACCCGCACAGCGCCCAGGAATAG